The Melitaea cinxia chromosome 24, ilMelCinx1.1, whole genome shotgun sequence genome window below encodes:
- the LOC123665718 gene encoding intraflagellar transport protein 52 homolog, which produces MKAVDTILFDISKNELFKINENFKMLHRKLKTAWKVMINREEISPNILQDVKILVIPGPQNVFTDDELSVLKTMVERGDSVLVMMTDGGEERMNTNINFFLEEYGIVVNNDCVVRAKYHKFYHPKECHISNGILNRAVQKYIMKMPNYSSESDDFLEDPPTPNFVYPYGATLTVKKPAAAILSSSDVCYPLKRPVAAMYTSEKSGGKLFVIGSGHFFTDQYLESECNDLIRELIFNHLGGVTDLHLNPIDVEDPDINEYRTLGDTLWLSSILLPEPASAPPPRLAPLHPHALFTWRLFSLNLSRLPEVLGLYEELGVKHEPLRLIAPQFETPFPPLQLAVFSPTFREPPPPPLELFDLDEAFSSERSQLARLANKCLQPHNVRMGQGDSRQLDNELEYFVRECGRAVRLSRAISSDDTPAGKQILHQLAVQLATFKKIAPRD; this is translated from the exons atgaaagcaGTAGATACGATACTCTTCGATATATCTAAGAAtgaactatttaaaattaatgagaaTTTTAAGATGTTGCATCGAAAACTGAAAACTGCTTGGAAAGTTATGAT TAATCGGGAAGAAATATCTCCTAATATTCTGCAAGATGTTAAGATTTTGGTGATACCCGGACCCCAGAACGTGTTCACAGATGATGAATTATCAGTTCTAAAAACGATGGTTGAGAGGGGAGACTCGGTGTTGGTAATGATGACGGATGGTGGAGAGGAAAGAATGAACactaatatcaatttttttcttgaagAATATGGAATTGTTGTCAATAACG ATTGCGTCGTCCGAGCAAAATATCACAAATTCTATCATCCGAAAGAATGTCACATTTCTAACGGAATTTTAAACAGAGCTGTACAAAAGTACATAATGAAGATGCCCAATTATAGCAGTGAGTCGGACGATTTCTT AGAAGACCCACCGACGCCAAACTTTGTATATCCATACGGAGCGACACTGACTGTAAAGAAACCAGCGGCAGCCATCTTGTCCAGCAGTGACGTCTGCTACCCTCTAAAGAGGCCGGTCGCTGCTATGTATACGTCGGAGAAAAGTGGAG GAAAACTCTTTGTCATCGGCTCTGGTCATTTCTTCACCGACCAGTATCTGGAGAGCGAGTGCAACGACCTCATTCGAGAGCTGATCTTCAACCACCTGGGAGGAGTCACTGACTTACATTTGAATCCCATCGATGTGGAAGATCCTgac ATAAACGAATACCGAACTCTTGGCGATACACTCTGGTTGAGTTCTATCCTTCTCCCCGAGCCAGCGAGTGCTCCGCCGCCAAGACTAGCGCCTTTACACCCTCACGCGCTCTTCACTTGGAGACTTTTCTCGTTAAATTTATCACGCC TACCTGAAGTACTAGGACTGTACGAAGAATTAGGAGTCAAGCATGAACCGTTACGACTAATAGCACCACAGTTTGAAACACCATTTCCACCGCTACAATTGGCG GTATTTTCACCAACGTTCAGAGAACCTCCTCCTCCTCCGCTGGAACTCTTCGATCTTGATGAAGCCTTCAGTTCGGAACGATCGCAGCTCGCTAGACTTGCAAATAAATGTCTACAACCACACAATGTAAGGATGGGTCaag GTGACAGTCGACAGTTGGACAACGAATTGGAATATTTTGTACGTGAATGCGGTCGAGCAGTTCGTCTCTCTCGAGCGATATCCTCTGATGATACTCCAGCCGGGAAGCAAATCCTGCACCAACTTGCTGTACAGCTTGCGacttttaagaaaattgcacCAAGAGATTAG
- the LOC123665784 gene encoding transmembrane protease serine 11D-like translates to MKTLYILVFLNALNITIKCNEVKDGKIVLNPKYPKKSNVMKSKIKIINARKFENLPALESRKSNTKKKHVTRDSYTVFPPISEKKLFEVPDSGYFIDDVIDRKPRVKKVLPEYGFIVVRDKRSVKDDIIVNDNITRRTGVRKKVLRKRRTKDSKKKLRARISKSVAGGVNENDNKTKNVKHAKKRSTYRLKYTENVNKNAELNAKEVQKLNKNKKAKRVGRKRRQERKDISRRLIAGKDAVIQDYPYAVSIQKNNEHWCAGALLNPRLVITTANCIWKARSVSRMRIRAGSRNMDRGGQVARIQEVVKHPDWSIRSHPDNDVGLLLLDRNLKFSDSVHGVDLPNRAMWPAFEDVWVTSWGSDRRDGIFQTDGVTLQAYHAKLVDRDRCNNITQRFGVVVTRNFICVAQTGRRAPCTRDTGAPAVSDGILWGLASWGIRKLCGTERFPAMFSYTASRSNLDFITNATHYLMSDKRNYPYPDRFVVNEVETTSISATTPFF, encoded by the exons ATGAAAACATTGTATATccttgtttttttaaatgctttaaatattacaataaaatgcaACGAAGTAAAAGATggcaaaattgttttaaatccAAAATATCCGAAGAAATCAAACGTCATGAAAAGCaagataaagataataaatgCTAGAAAGTTCGAGAACCTTCCTGCTTTAGAAAGTCGTAAATCAAACACCAAGAAGAAACATGTAACTAGAGATTCTTATACAGTTTTTCCGCCTATCTctgaaaaaaagttatttgaagTTCCTGACAGTGGATATTTTATAGATGATGTGATTGACCGAAAACCAAgagttaaaaaagttttaccaGAATATGGTTTTATTGTTGTAAGAGACAAAAGATCCGTTAAGGATGATATAATAGTTAACGATAACATTACTAGGAGGACAGGTGTAAGGAAAAAAGTACTTAGAAAAAGAAGAACTAAGGATTCCAAAAAGAAATTACGCGCACGAATATCAAAGTCTGTGGCTGGAGGAGTAAATGAGAatgataataaaactaaaaacgttAAACATGCAAAGAAAAGGTCGACTTACCGTCTTAAATATACTGAAAACGTTAATAAAAACGCTGAATTGAATGCAAAGGAAGTTCAaaagttaaacaaaaataaaaaggcaAAACGCGTAGGAAGAAAACGACGTCAAGAAAGAAAAG aTATAAGCAGACGTTTAATAGCCGGGAAAGATGCCGTGATACAAGACTATCCGTACGCGGTGTCAATTCAAAAGAACAACGAGCACTGGTGCGCAGGCGCGTTGCTAAATCCGCGTCTCGTTATCACAACTGCGAATTGTATTTGGAA AGCCCGCAGTGTAAGTCGTATGCGCATCAGAGCTGGTAGCAGGAATATGGACAGAGGCGGCCAGGTTGCCAGGATACAGGAGGTAGTGAAACATCCCGATTGGAGCATTCGAAGCCATCCCGATAATGACGTTGGGCTGTTACTTTTGGATAGAAATCTTAA ATTTTCCGACTCGGTCCACGGTGTAGACCTTCCAAATCGTGCGATGTGGCCCGCTTTTGAAGATGTTTGGGTAACCAGTTGGGGATCGGACAGA cGAGATGGCATATTTCAAACTGATGGAGTTACATTACAAGCGTATCACGCGAAATTAGTTGACCGCGACAGGTGCAACAACATCACCCAGCGCTTTGGCGTTGTTGTTACGCGCAATTTCATATGTGTTGCACAGACTGGTCGTAGAGCGCCTTGCACG CGGGATACGGGGGCGCCAGCTGTAAGTGATGGAATCTTATGGGGATTAGCATCATGGGGTATACGGaaatt atGTGGTACTGAACGTTTTCCAGCAATGTTTTCATACACAGCATCTCGCTCTAACCTGGACTTTATAACGAATGCTACTCACTACTTGATGTCAGACAAGCGTAACTACCCCTACCCAGATAGATTTGTCGTCAACGAAGTTGAAACCACCTCGATTTCTGCAACTACACCGTTCTTTTGA